The Streptomyces uncialis genomic interval TGCATGGCACGGCTCGGGATCACCGGCCTCGCCGACCGCCGGCTGGGGGATCTGTCGGGCGGTCAGCGGCAGCGGGCGCTGGTGGCCCAGGGCCTCGCCCAGGAGTCCGGCCTGCTGCTCCTGGACGAGCCGACGACGGGCCTGGACGCGGCGGCCCGGCGGATCATCACGGAGGTCCTGGCGGACGCGGTGGCCGACGGGGTGACGGTGGTCCAGGCGACCCACGACATGACGGCGGCCCGCCGCGCGGACCACTGCCTGCTCCTCGACCAGGGCCGGCTCGCGGCCACCGGCCCCCCGGCCACGGTCCTGTCGGACGCGGCGCTGGTACGGGTCTGGGGGCTGGACGGCGACCGATGAGCCGACCGCGCGACGGTGTTCATCCGGTGCCCGCACCGGTGTTCATCCAGCGCCCGCCACCGTGTCCAGGAGGATTCCCGCCGGTCCCATGTCTCCTGTCTCATGGAGCGGCGGGGTGCTCCGGGGCCGGTCCGGGGCGGGCGGCGGCCTTGAGGGACAGCACCATGGTGAGGCCGCCGCCGGGGGTGTCCTCGGCGGCGAGGGTACCGCCGACTGCCTCGGTGAACCCCCGGGCGACGGCGAGCCCGAGTCCGACCCCGGCACCGCGCGGGGCGTCACCGTAGCGCTGGAAGGGCTCGAAGATACGGTCCTTGACCGGGTCGGGCACCCCGGGCCCCCGGTCCACCACCCGGATCTCGACCCGGTCGGCCATCGCGCTGGCCGACACCAGGACGAGCTCGCCGTCCGGGCTGTACTTGACGGCGTTCTCCACGACGTTGGCGACGGCGCGTTCCAGCAGACCCTTGTCGACGGACACCATCGGCAGCCGCTCCGGTATGTCGAGCAGCACGCTCCGCTCCGGGTCCGGCAGCCCGCCGAGGGCCATCGGGACGACCTCCTCCAGGTCGATGTCCCGGATCAGCGGCTGGACGGTGCCGGTCTGGAGGCGGGACATGTCGAGGAGGTTGCCCACGAGGTGGTCGAGCCGGTCGGCGCCCTCCTCGATCGCGGCGAGGAGTTCCGCCTGGTCGGCGGCCGACCACTCGACGTCGTCCGAACGCAGGCTGGACACCGACGCCTTGATCCCGGCGAGCGGAGTGCGCAGATCATGGCTGACGGCGGCGAGCAGCGCGGTACGGATGCGGTTGCCCTCGTCCAGGGTGCGGGCGCGTCCGGCCTCCTGTTCCAGTCGCTGGCGGTCGAGGAGCACGACGGACTGCGCGGCGAACGCGGCGAGGACCCGGCGGTCCTCGGCGGGCAGGACCCGTCCGGAGAGCGCGAGCGCCATATGGTCGCCGACCGGCATGTCGACGTCGGCGTCCTCGGGCCGTTCCACCGGGGCGGGGCCGACGCTGCCCGCGCAGGTCCATGGCTCGCCGTCCCCGGCGCGTTCCAGCAGGGCCACCGACTCCATCGCGAACGTCTCGCGCACCCGCTGGAGCAGTGCGTCGAGGGTGGTCTCGCCGCGCAGCACACTGCCCGCGAGGAAGGACAGGATCTCCGACTCGGCGCGCAGCCGGGCCGCCTGATGGGTGCGCCGCGCCGCGAGATCCACCACGGACGCCACCGCCACCGCGACCCCTATGAAGATCACGATGGCGACGATGTTCTCGGGATCCGCGATGGTGAGGGCGCTCAGGGGCGGGGTGAAGAACCAGTTGAGCAGCAGCGAGCCGAGGACGGCGGAGGTGAGCGCGGGCCACAGCCCGCCGAGCAGGGCCGCGCCGACCGTCAGCGACAGATACAGCAGCATGTCGTTGGCGAGGCCGACCTCGGGGGCCGCGCTGTGGAGGAGCAGCGTCAGCAGCGCGGGTCCGAGGACCCCGACGAGCCAGCCCTGGACGACCCGTCGGCGTCCGAGGCGGGCGCCCCGGGCGCCGGGCAGTCCGCGGCCCTTGCCCATCGCGGCATGGGTGACGAGGTGGACGTCGAGGTCGGGGCCCGAGTCCCGGGCGACGGTGGCGCTGACCCCGGGGCCGAACATGTACTGCCAAGGTCTGCGCCGGGACACCCCGAGGACGATCTGGGTGGCGTTGACCCCGCGCGCGAAGGCGAGGATGGCGGTGGACACGTCGTCCCCGACGACCTGGTGGTAGGTGCCGCCCATGTCCTCCACGAGGGCGCGCTGGTCCGCGAGTTCCTTCGGGGAGGCGGCGGTGAGGCCGTCGCTGCGGGAGATGTAGACGGCGAGCACCTCACCGCCCGCGCCCTTCTCCGCGAGCCGCGCGGCACGCCGTATCAACGTCCGCCCCTCCGGACCGCCCGTGATACCGACCACGATCCGCTCCCGGGAGCCCCATATCTTGGAGACCCGGTGGGCGCTGCGGTACTCCTGGAGGTATTCGTCGACCCGGTCGGCGACCCACAGCAGCGCCAGCTCACGCAGCGCCGTCAGGTTCCCCGGCCGGAAATAGTTCGACAACGCCGCGTCGACCTTGTCCGACTTGTAGATGTTCCCGTGCGCCATCCGACGCCGCAACGCCTGCGGCGACATGTCCACCAACTCGATCTGATCCGCCCGCCGCACCACCTCATCAGGCACCGTCTCCCGCTGCCGCACCCCCGTGATCGACTCCACCACATCACCCAACGACTCCAGATGCTGGATGTTCACCGTCGACACCACATCAATACCCGCGCCCAGCAACTCCGCCACGTCCTGCCACCGCTTGCCGTTCCGCGAACCCGGCACATTCGAATGCGCCAACTCGTCCACCAGCACCACCGCAGGACCCCGCGCCAGCACCGCGTCCACATCCATCTCCGTGAACACCGCACCCCGATACGAAAGCTCCCGACGCCCCACCTCCTCCAGGCCGTGCAGCATCACCTCCGTACGCGGGCGGCCGTGATGCTCCACAAAACCCACCACACAGTCCGTACCCCGCTCCACCCGACGATGCGCCTCCGACAACATCGCGTACGTCTTGCCCACACCCGGCGCCGCACCGAGATAGATCCGAAGCTTGCCGCGTCCCATGTTCCGCTGGCCCTCAATTCTCGAAGCGGTAGCCCATGCCGGGTTCGGTGATCAGATAGCGGGGGTGCGAGGGGTCGGGTTCCAGTTTGCGCCGGAGCTGGGCCAGATAGACCCGGAGGTAGTGCGACTTCCCGCTGTGTGAGGGACCCCAGACCTCGCGCAGCAGTTCCCGTTGGGCGACGAGACGGCCGGGATTGGTCACCAGGATCTCCAGCAGATGCCATTCGGTGGGGGTGAGACGGATGTCGCGGCCGTCGCGTGCCGCCTTCTTCGCGACCAGGTCGACGGTGAAGTCGGGGGTCGTGACGACCGGGACGGGCCCCGGGGGCGCGGCGCGGGTGCGGCGGACGGCGGCCCGTAAGCGGGCGAGGAGTTCGTCCATGCTGAACGGTTTGGTGATGTAGTCGTCAGCGCCCGCGTCCAGGGCGGCGACCTTCTCCTCGGGGGCCCGGCGCGCCGACACCACGAGCACCGGGGCCGGGCTCCGGCCGCGCAGGGCGCGCAGTACGGCGACCCCGCTCATGTCGGGCAGTCCGAGATCGAGGAGGACGGCGTCCGGGGGGCGCGCCGCGGCGCGCCGGATCGCGGTGGCGCCGTCCGGTGCGGCGTCGGTGTCGTAGC includes:
- a CDS encoding response regulator, coding for MTRVLVVEDDPQLVRALVITLRARGYDTDAAPDGATAIRRAAARPPDAVLLDLGLPDMSGVAVLRALRGRSPAPVLVVSARRAPEEKVAALDAGADDYITKPFSMDELLARLRAAVRRTRAAPPGPVPVVTTPDFTVDLVAKKAARDGRDIRLTPTEWHLLEILVTNPGRLVAQRELLREVWGPSHSGKSHYLRVYLAQLRRKLEPDPSHPRYLITEPGMGYRFEN
- a CDS encoding sensor histidine kinase KdpD, encoding MGRGKLRIYLGAAPGVGKTYAMLSEAHRRVERGTDCVVGFVEHHGRPRTEVMLHGLEEVGRRELSYRGAVFTEMDVDAVLARGPAVVLVDELAHSNVPGSRNGKRWQDVAELLGAGIDVVSTVNIQHLESLGDVVESITGVRQRETVPDEVVRRADQIELVDMSPQALRRRMAHGNIYKSDKVDAALSNYFRPGNLTALRELALLWVADRVDEYLQEYRSAHRVSKIWGSRERIVVGITGGPEGRTLIRRAARLAEKGAGGEVLAVYISRSDGLTAASPKELADQRALVEDMGGTYHQVVGDDVSTAILAFARGVNATQIVLGVSRRRPWQYMFGPGVSATVARDSGPDLDVHLVTHAAMGKGRGLPGARGARLGRRRVVQGWLVGVLGPALLTLLLHSAAPEVGLANDMLLYLSLTVGAALLGGLWPALTSAVLGSLLLNWFFTPPLSALTIADPENIVAIVIFIGVAVAVASVVDLAARRTHQAARLRAESEILSFLAGSVLRGETTLDALLQRVRETFAMESVALLERAGDGEPWTCAGSVGPAPVERPEDADVDMPVGDHMALALSGRVLPAEDRRVLAAFAAQSVVLLDRQRLEQEAGRARTLDEGNRIRTALLAAVSHDLRTPLAGIKASVSSLRSDDVEWSAADQAELLAAIEEGADRLDHLVGNLLDMSRLQTGTVQPLIRDIDLEEVVPMALGGLPDPERSVLLDIPERLPMVSVDKGLLERAVANVVENAVKYSPDGELVLVSASAMADRVEIRVVDRGPGVPDPVKDRIFEPFQRYGDAPRGAGVGLGLAVARGFTEAVGGTLAAEDTPGGGLTMVLSLKAAARPGPAPEHPAAP